In Methanobrevibacter sp. V74, the sequence TGACCTTGCAATAATTTCAACTGTTGAATTGTTAGATAAAACAGATGGGGAAGTTAATGTTGTCATAACTGGTGGTGAAGGTGTTGGTATAATCACAAAACCGGGTCTTCAAATTCCTGTAGGGGAGTATGCTATAAATCCTGTTCCTCGCCGTATGATTTTAGAAAATTTAACAGACAAAATACCTGAAGGAAAAATTGCAAAAGTTACTATTTCTATTCCTGAAGGTAAAAAGATAGCTAAAAAAACAATGAATCCAAAATTGGGCATCGTTGGTGGAATATCAGTTTTAGGCACTACCGGCATTGCAAGATCAATGTCAAGTGATGCATATAAAAATTCCATTGTAACACAATTGGATGTTGCCATAGCCTTGAATTTAGATAATTTAATATTTGTTCCAGGTAATATTGGTGAAAAATTAGCTTTAAAACAATTAGGGGTTTCTAAAGAACAAATTATTCAAACGGGTAATTATGTGGGGTTCATGTTTGAAGAAGCTGAAAAACGTGGAATAACCAAATTCACTTTCTTTGGACATATGGGTAAATTAATTAAGGTTGCAGGAGGAATATTCAACACCAAACATGCTATTGCTGATGGAAGGCGTGAAATAATGGTTGCACATGCTGCATTATGTGGTGCAAATCAAAAAGACCTTCAAAGATTATTTGATTCAAAAACAACTGATGATATGATGGATATTTTAAATGAACTGAATATTTCCGTTGAAGTTTCAAATAGTATTGCTGATGTTATCTCTGAGAGATGCCATCAACGTTTTGATTTAGATTTAAATGTTATCTTGGTGGATATG encodes:
- the cbiD gene encoding cobalt-precorrin-5B (C(1))-methyltransferase CbiD encodes the protein MNNENYTGVTTGTVATACSLAALDAILDSQDIACVKVETPKKTLDILIDECKKFSSTKAQAIAHKNPYNDPDVTVDLAIISTVELLDKTDGEVNVVITGGEGVGIITKPGLQIPVGEYAINPVPRRMILENLTDKIPEGKIAKVTISIPEGKKIAKKTMNPKLGIVGGISVLGTTGIARSMSSDAYKNSIVTQLDVAIALNLDNLIFVPGNIGEKLALKQLGVSKEQIIQTGNYVGFMFEEAEKRGITKFTFFGHMGKLIKVAGGIFNTKHAIADGRREIMVAHAALCGANQKDLQRLFDSKTTDDMMDILNELNISVEVSNSIADVISERCHQRFDLDLNVILVDMEGNYLNNNFIK